The Capsicum annuum cultivar UCD-10X-F1 unplaced genomic scaffold, UCD10Xv1.1 ctg3868, whole genome shotgun sequence genome window below encodes:
- the LOC107851587 gene encoding rRNA-processing protein UTP23 homolog, protein MRVKKQKRHRRAVRFYTACFGFRDPFKILCDGTFVHHLIVNRITPADTALANILGATVKLFTTRCVLAELKSLGASYRESLNAANILFTARCDHENRKSAVDCITEVIGENNSEHFFVATQDADLRRNLQKIPGVPLIYALRNALFLEQPSPFQRQFAKSAEEERLHMTDLEYNMLSHRKKRRLSDDQEGDSSDAPEEEVDDFSQVQTIKRNGSDVKDKVRFKRKKAKGPNPLSVKKKKKSSDTNVSSLGKESKNVEGTVRSRKKRKRSRNKTVVEGNVKC, encoded by the exons ATGAGAGTGAAAAAGCAGAAGCGGCATAGGAGGGCTGTGAGGTTTTACACAGCTTGTTTCGGGTTTAGAGATCCATTTAAAATCCTTTGTGATGGAACATTTGTGCATCATCTTATTGTTAATCGCATAACACCTGCTGATACTGCGTTGGCAAATATTCTAGGCGCCACAGTTAAACTTTTTACGACCAG ATGTGTTCTTGCAGAATTGAAGAGCCTTGGTGCTTCCTATCGGGAATCACTGAATGCAGCTAATATCCTTTTTACTGCACG ATGTGATCATGAGAATCGTAAAAGTGCTGTAGATTGCATAACTGAAGTTATTGGGGAGAACAATTCTGAACACTTTTTTGTTGCTACTCAAGATGCTGACTTGCGGAGAAATCTTCAAAAG ATACCTGGTGTGCCTCTAATTTATGCTCTAAGGAATGCCTTATTTCTCGAACAACCATCGCCATTTCAGCGTCAGTTTGCCAAATCTGCTGAAGAAGAACGTCTTCATATGACTGACTTGGAGTACAATATGCTTAGTCATAGGAAAAAAAGGAGATTGTCTGATGACCAAGAAGGGGATTcttctgatgcaccagaggaagaGGTGGATGATTTTTCACAGGTTCAGACTATCAAGAGGAACGGAAGTGATGTCAAGGATAAAGTTCGCTTCAAGAGAAAGAAAGCTAAG GGTCCAAATCCACTCTCAgtcaagaagaaaaagaaatcttCAGATACAAATGTTTCTTCCTTGGGAAAG GAAAGTAAGAATGTCGAGGGAACTGTGAGAAGCAGGAAGAAAAGGAAGAGGTCGCGCAACAAAACTGTTGTAGAAGGAAATGTTAAGTGTTGA